AAGACCTTCGTCTACGAGTTCGTCGCGCGGCGCCCCGGCACCTTCATGTACCACCCGCACGCCGACGAGATGGTACAGATGGCCATGGGCATGATGGGCTTCTGGGTCACTCACCCCAAGGAGCATCACCCGCTGATCAGCGAGGTGGATCGCGACTACTGCTTCCTGCTCAATGCCTACGACATCGAGCCCGGCGCCTATACGCCGAAGATCATGCAGATGCTCGACTTCAACCTGTGGACCTTCAACAGCCGCGTGTTCCCTGGCATCGACCCGCTGGTGGCGCGCCAGGGCGAACGGGTGCGCCTGCGGGTCGGCAACCTGACCATGACCAATCACCCGATCCACCTGCATGGTCACGAGTTCGAGGTCACCGGTACCGACGGTGGGCCGACACCGCTCGGATCGCGCTGGCCGGAGGTGACCACCGACGTGGCAGTGGGGCAGATGCGCCAGGTCGAATTCATCGCTGACGAGGAAGGCGACTGGGCGCTGCACTGCCACAAGAGTCACCACACCATGAATGCCATGGGCCACGACCTGCCGACGCTGGTCGGCGTCGATCACCGCGACATGACCGGCAAGATCGCCAAGCTGGTGCCCGATTACATGGTCATGGGCGAGCGCGGCATGGCCGACATGGCCGAGATGCAGATGCCGCTGCCGGACAACACCGTGCCGATGATGACCGGCGACGGCCCCTTCGGCTCGGTGGAGATGGGTGGCATGTTCACCGTACTCAAGGTGCGCAAGGAGCAGGCTGCTGGTGACTACCGTGATCCTGGCTGGTTCAAGCACCCGGCCGGCACGGTGGCTTATGAGTGGAAGGGCGCACTGCACAGCCCGAGTCGCTCG
The genomic region above belongs to Pseudomonas sp. GOM7 and contains:
- a CDS encoding multicopper oxidase family protein yields the protein MVSRRDFFLGASAIGAAVATSAVSRVSMAALPEPVLQASADTQPPLQPNSGRPYNPVVTLNGWTLPWRMNDGVKEFHLVAEPVVRELAPGYKAHLWGYNGQSPGPTIEVVEGDRVRIFVTNKLPEHTSIHWHGQRLPNGMDGVSGLTQPAIPVGKTFVYEFVARRPGTFMYHPHADEMVQMAMGMMGFWVTHPKEHHPLISEVDRDYCFLLNAYDIEPGAYTPKIMQMLDFNLWTFNSRVFPGIDPLVARQGERVRLRVGNLTMTNHPIHLHGHEFEVTGTDGGPTPLGSRWPEVTTDVAVGQMRQVEFIADEEGDWALHCHKSHHTMNAMGHDLPTLVGVDHRDMTGKIAKLVPDYMVMGERGMADMAEMQMPLPDNTVPMMTGDGPFGSVEMGGMFTVLKVRKEQAAGDYRDPGWFKHPAGTVAYEWKGALHSPSRSHEGGGQSMPLKQPVEAPVEVQVRKPGGHAGH